The following proteins come from a genomic window of Erpetoichthys calabaricus chromosome 18, fErpCal1.3, whole genome shotgun sequence:
- the LOC114669103 gene encoding trichohyalin-like protein 1 yields MSHPRRTPPPAAFCCDPLCMFGLGSGIGSFRDELSGLWMEWARRHHFAVWQSYVRSSAWAALNHEHGPEITQPREGGEDWRVSLDVKQFSPEEVTIQTNGDHLAISAKHEERQDEDGLVSRNFLWKYKLPVGVDIQGMQAYMSPSGVLIITAPLPKSAHKAPKHTAIQIKVEKRLYEQYSQPGEGQGEDLVKKPLDHPDLHDQFTAREKEGPSLTEQHEKRMEDPSVGLDITDDPAEQEVGPGAFKKNEGAPAEQQHTLSSGPLDHIEQQDPSISEEGHDLNAEKEDPYAPGEQEGGSSTQQDPPVSEEQKDRHPEQHDSLTSGEQEDVNTAQHDTVASEENQNIQPEQQDQVDCGPLGDTQGSQQVPPNSEEQGKMEDKDPLTSDEKEDKKSTQQDPTTSVEVEDTKSTEDSPVSGEVEDKQTMQQDPLASGEQVDTHVMQEDSATPGELEDTRFTKQNHEGTLVEEQDPLTSAEQEDAYTVQQDPFPLGKVHAIPLAEHNLLAFGEQENIQAVKEDLTATEEEVGASDPRMQKEVLSEQWDPFESGDQDDAQISKQDLHASEGEDDKHVTQDPVFSGEQDEIQSTEVGLPDLEQDDTQALLEGSIVSEGQEDSQILQDSLVFEKQDRMPATIVDAEGSRELEETEPTEHDPAVCKQKEDTQEKHQDPFTAKGQEGIPQDPSATRQQEDAPSGQWDLPSLHKLGEQGDQSASAEQPGPFAFGEHEDEQMTQQEPLTLVEDENTPDILTSGEQGIQVVQQDPPVMEEHDDICDECQGPTSSGESEDIQAEQKPSKETEDTTLEHQHPPLSGDWEDAQFVQEDPFGSGEKEENLTAMSKQEERQDTPQDPSPSGGQGEAEGTQQDPPISGKQEETLTLQRDQLASEEQGDSCIRQDDQLTVDRAAQTE; encoded by the exons ATGTCACACCCCAGAAGAACTCCTCCTCCAGCTGCCTTCTGCTGCGATCCTTTGTGCATGTTCGGACTGGGCTCTGGTATCGGCTCTTTCAGAGACGAGCTCAGTGGGCTTTGGATGGAATGGGCAAGAAGGCATCACTTTGCAGTTTGGCAAAGCTATGTTAGATCCTCAGCATGGGCAGCACTGAACCATGAACATGGACCTGAAATCACACAGCCAAGAGAGGGAGGTGAAGACTGGAGAGTGAGCCTTGATGTCAAGCAGTTCTCTCCTGAGGAAGTCACCATCCAGACCAACGGTGACCACTTGGCAATATCAG CAAAGCATGAGGAGCGGCAAGATGAGGATGGCTTGGTCTCCCGAAATTTCTTATGGAAATACAA ACTGCCCGTTGGTGTGGACATCCAAGGCATGCAGGCTTACATGTCCCCCAGTGGGGTCCTCATAATAACTGCCCCTCTCCCGAAGTCGGCTCACAAAGCTCCAAAACACACAGCCATCCAAATTAAG GTGGAGAAAAGACTTTATGAGCAATATTCACAACCCGGAGAAGGACAAGGGGAAGACCTGGTAAAGAAGCCCCTGGACCATCCTGATCTGCATGATCAATTTACAGCTAGAGAAAAAGAAGGCCCATCACTCACAGAACAACATGAAAAGAGAATGGAGGACCCATCTGTAGGTTTAGACATCACTGATGACCCAGCAGAACAAGAGGTTGGTCCAGGGGCCTTCAAAAAAAATGAGGGTGCACCAGCAGAACAGCAGCATACTCTCAGCAGTGGCCCACTAGACCATATTGAACAACAAGATCCATCTATCTCTGAGGAAGGACACGATTTGAACGCTGAGAAAGAGGATCCCTATGCGCCTGGAGAACAAGAAGGAGGTAGTTCTACACAACAGGATCCACCAGTCTCTGAAGAACAAAAAGACAGGCACCCTGAACAACACGATTCACTCACCTCTGGAGAACAAGAAGATGTAAACACTGCACAGCATGATACAGTTGCTTCTGAGGAAAACCAAAATATACAGCCCGAACAACAGGATCAAGTAGACTGTGGACCACTAGGAGACACACAGGGTTCACAACAAGTTCCCCCTAACTCTGAAGAACAAGGAAAAATGGAAGATAAGGACCCACTCACCTCAGATGAGAAGGAAGACAAAAAATCTACACAACAAGATCCAACTACCTCTGTAGAAGTAGAAGACACAAAATCTACAGAAGATTCACCTGTCTCTGGAGAAGTAGAAGACAAACAGACTATGCAACAAGATCCCCTTGCATCTGGAGAACAAGTAGATACACATGTTATGCAAGAAGATTCAGCCACCCCTGGAGAATTAGAAGACACAAgattcacaaaacaaaatcatgaaGGTACATTAGTGGAAGAACAGGACCCACTCACTTCAGCTGAACAGGaagatgcatatactgtacaacaagATCCATTTCCCCTTGGTAAAGTACATGCCATACCACTTGCAGAACACAATCTACTTGCTTTTGGAGAACAAGAGAACATTCAGGCTGTAAAAGAAGATCTAACTGCCACTGAAGAAGAAGTAGGTGCATCTGACCCCAGAATGCAGAAAGAGGTTCTGTCTGAGCAATGGGATCCATTTGAATCTGGGGACCAAGATGACGCACAGATTTCCAAACAAGACCTGCATGCCTCTGAGGGAGAAGATGACAAACATGTTACACAAGATCCAGTTTTTTCTGGAGAACAAGATGAGATTCAGTCAACAGAGGTGGGCCTGCCTGACCTTGAACAAGATGATACACAAGCTTTGCTAGAGGGTTCAATTGTCTCTGAAGGCCAAGAAGACTCCCAGATTTTACAAGATTCATTAGTTTTTGAAAAACAAGACAGAATGCCAGCAACAATTGTGGATGCTGAGGGCTCTAGAGAACTGGAAGAAACAGAGCCTACAGAACATGATCCAGCTGTCTGTAAACAAAAAGAAGATACACAGGAGAAACATCAGGATCCTTTCACTGCTAAAGGACAAGAAGGTATTCCACAGGATCCATCTGCCACTAGACAACAAGAAGATGCACCATCTGGACAATGGGATCTTCCCTCCTTGCACAAACTTGGTGAACAAGGAGATCAATCTGCTTCTGCAGAACAGCCTGGACCATTTGCATTTGGAGAACATGAAGATGAACAAATGACACAACAGGAACCACTCACGTTAGTAGAAGATGAAAATACACCAGACATTCTAACCTCTGGAGAGCAAGGGATTCAAGTTGTGCAACAAGATCCACCAGTCATGGAAGAGCATGATGATATTTGCGATGAATGtcagggtccaacatcctctGGAGAATCAGAAGACATACAAGCTGAACAAAAgccctccaaggaaacagaagatACTACGCTTGAACACCAGCATCCACCCCTCTCTGGAGATTGGGAAGATGCACAGTTTGTACAAGAAGATCCATTTGGAAgtggagaaaaagaagagaatcTAACTGCCATGTCAAAACAAGAAGAAAGACAAGATACACCACAAGATCCCTCTCCTTCTGGAGGACAAGGAGAGGCAGAGGGAACACAGCAAGATCCACCCATTTCTGGAAAGCAAGAAGAGACCTTGACTTTGCAAAGGGATCAGCTTGCCTCAGAAGAGCAAGGAGATAGTTGTATTAGACAAGATGATCAACTCACTGTTGATAGGGCTGCACAGACGGAATAG